From Pelotomaculum schinkii, the proteins below share one genomic window:
- a CDS encoding ABC transporter ATP-binding protein, translating into MINKKFNEKLKYKFAFFCRKDYLYIKKILFFVKPYKYLFIATFIIIITGIALSLIQPLLWGKILSSLFMKNYDQSFVYTLFFFVVFAFQALLSYIQGYSSTNLINKVIYDLKNKLYKKILNMPVKYFDEMGTGDFVSRIHNDTSVVSFVIMNLFINTAVDILKIFVVGITVFNINALLASIVILGFPFSYLIFKKYSILLREKNNKILSLTDDYLSKLNESICGIRDIKAIGLKNIDFRIFSSLSLEIRNNNIELNILSNTAQTATQAFNYLSQLLLILIGGYFVCKETLSIEYFVAFFSYSSIFNNSLLNLTKVNSSLQQVFSSSRRIFELIDNSIYQEEEFGDNEIEQVVGKIKFEEVKFEYMSSLPVLRGITFEIPCNKTIAIVGNSGSGKSTILNLLLRFYDPLSGAIYIDDINIKDLTENKLRKNISIVRQNPMLFNKSIKDNLMEVNPNATEDEMLESCKLACIHDFIMTLPQKYETYIGENGVLLSIGQKQRIAIARAILKKSKIILFDEATSSLDNNLQSYINTAIKKISKNHTVIIVAHKLSAIIEADEIFVLDQGVICDSGKHEFLIQHNSLYNKMFKLEAELLIKNGSSEKTKEEILYDFNGSTTKTLESGNC; encoded by the coding sequence ATGATAAATAAAAAATTTAATGAGAAATTAAAATATAAGTTTGCATTCTTTTGCAGAAAAGACTATCTCTATATAAAAAAAATACTTTTTTTTGTTAAACCATATAAATATTTATTTATTGCAACATTTATTATTATAATAACAGGAATTGCCTTAAGTTTAATACAACCACTGCTATGGGGTAAAATTTTATCCAGCTTATTTATGAAAAATTACGACCAATCATTTGTTTATACCTTATTTTTTTTTGTTGTATTTGCATTTCAAGCATTGTTAAGTTATATTCAAGGCTACTCATCTACTAACCTAATAAATAAAGTAATTTATGATCTGAAAAATAAGTTATATAAAAAAATTTTAAATATGCCAGTTAAATATTTCGATGAAATGGGAACTGGTGACTTTGTTTCACGTATTCACAATGATACCTCGGTTGTTTCATTCGTTATAATGAATTTATTTATTAACACAGCTGTTGATATATTAAAAATTTTTGTTGTAGGAATAACAGTATTCAATATAAACGCGTTACTGGCATCAATTGTTATTTTAGGTTTTCCATTCTCATATTTAATCTTTAAAAAATACAGTATATTGTTAAGAGAAAAGAACAATAAAATTCTAAGTCTCACGGATGACTATCTTAGTAAATTAAATGAATCAATCTGCGGAATAAGAGATATTAAAGCAATTGGATTAAAGAATATCGATTTTAGAATATTCTCTTCGCTATCTTTGGAAATAAGAAATAATAATATAGAATTAAATATTTTAAGCAATACTGCACAAACAGCGACACAAGCATTCAATTATCTATCCCAATTATTATTGATATTGATTGGTGGATACTTTGTTTGCAAGGAGACACTAAGTATTGAGTATTTTGTAGCGTTTTTCTCGTACTCCAGTATATTTAATAATTCATTATTAAATTTAACAAAGGTAAATTCAAGTTTGCAACAAGTCTTCTCTTCATCAAGAAGAATATTTGAGTTAATTGATAATTCAATATATCAAGAGGAAGAGTTTGGAGATAACGAAATTGAACAAGTTGTCGGAAAAATAAAATTTGAAGAAGTAAAATTTGAATATATGTCAAGCTTGCCAGTTCTTAGGGGGATCACTTTTGAGATACCCTGCAATAAAACAATAGCTATAGTGGGCAATAGTGGTAGTGGGAAGTCTACTATACTAAATTTGCTTCTAAGATTTTATGATCCATTATCAGGGGCCATCTATATAGATGATATCAATATAAAGGACTTAACAGAGAATAAATTAAGAAAAAATATTTCTATAGTAAGGCAAAATCCAATGTTATTTAATAAGTCAATAAAAGATAATTTAATGGAGGTAAATCCAAATGCAACAGAAGATGAAATGCTGGAATCATGTAAGTTAGCTTGTATACATGATTTTATTATGACTTTGCCCCAAAAATATGAAACATATATTGGTGAAAACGGAGTATTGCTGTCGATTGGTCAAAAACAACGAATTGCTATAGCTAGAGCTATTCTAAAAAAATCCAAAATAATACTATTTGACGAAGCAACTTCTTCACTCGATAACAATTTACAGTCTTATATAAATACGGCAATAAAAAAAATTTCAAAGAACCATACTGTAATAATTGTAGCTCATAAATTATCAGCTATTATTGAAGCTGATGAAATATTTGTACTAGATCAAGGTGTAATTTGTGATAGTGGCAAACACGAATTCCTAATTCAACATAATAGTCTTTATAATAAAATGTTCAAATTGGAAGCAGAATTATTAATAAAGAATGGAAGTTCTGAAAAAACAAAGGAGGAAATATTATATGATTTCAATGGGTCAACTACCAAAACCTTGGAAAGCGGGAATTGCTAA
- a CDS encoding radical SAM peptide maturase, CXXX-repeat target family, with product MISMGQLPKPWKAGIAKEITFCVTEDCNLSCKYCYMTGKNNINKMSFDVAKQAVDYILADRENFNNEAIVWGFTGGEPFLEIELIDQITDYIKIQMYSLEHPWFNNYMLHFSTNGILYDAPKVQNYIKKNKEHCSINISIDGNKIKHDLQRIKKDGSGSYDDVVKNVKLWQEQFIGTSTKSTFTHEDLPYLKESIISLWELGIKMVAANVVFEDVWNDGDDLIFERQLVELADYTIEKKMWDDYSVRFFSPDIGFPLTEEEMQRNFCGTGKMLAIDCNGNFLPCVRFLDISLNNRNNYSIGNIYTGINKDKLRPFKVLSLKNISNIDCLQCNVASGCGYCTGFNYDYANTIFQRATYVCKMHKANVRANKYFWEKFAKTTGLVSPREEYLRKRKSLSKYLLIITSDKITPHCSYRNSRINKTDMSQEILLSGLDYAKKNDYIPVFLGLPLLSNFEANEHLLIIDEKSYKGQNNAIIIYDNNIEHTKIPPINSILLITPDNIKKISNYIIKLINNNTERINLILENVENWKDHDLHLYEIELNKIISYIVERYSINKHIKINVLTDLFELTKMNNCDAGISTICLAPNGNFYICPAFYFNNSDNIVGNLKMGINNNYLNHIDKWPICSECDTYHCRRCLFINKKLTNEFYILNMPGQTEQFDR from the coding sequence ATGATTTCAATGGGTCAACTACCAAAACCTTGGAAAGCGGGAATTGCTAAAGAAATTACTTTTTGTGTTACCGAAGATTGTAATTTATCATGCAAATACTGTTATATGACCGGGAAAAATAATATTAATAAAATGAGTTTTGATGTTGCGAAACAAGCAGTTGACTATATACTTGCTGATAGGGAGAATTTTAATAATGAGGCTATTGTATGGGGTTTTACGGGGGGAGAACCGTTTCTTGAAATTGAATTAATAGATCAAATAACAGATTATATAAAAATTCAAATGTATAGTTTAGAGCATCCTTGGTTTAATAATTATATGCTTCATTTTTCTACTAATGGAATTTTATATGATGCACCAAAGGTTCAAAATTATATTAAGAAAAATAAAGAACACTGTTCAATTAACATTAGTATTGATGGAAATAAAATTAAACATGACTTACAGAGAATAAAAAAAGATGGTAGCGGTTCATATGATGATGTAGTAAAAAACGTAAAGCTTTGGCAAGAACAGTTTATCGGGACTAGTACTAAATCAACATTTACTCATGAAGATTTGCCTTATTTGAAAGAAAGCATTATTAGTTTATGGGAATTAGGGATAAAGATGGTTGCTGCAAATGTTGTTTTTGAAGATGTATGGAATGATGGTGATGATCTAATTTTCGAAAGACAGTTAGTAGAATTAGCAGATTATACTATAGAAAAAAAGATGTGGGATGATTATTCTGTACGTTTTTTTTCTCCTGATATTGGTTTTCCTTTAACAGAAGAAGAAATGCAGCGAAATTTTTGTGGCACAGGTAAAATGCTAGCAATTGATTGCAATGGAAATTTTTTACCATGTGTACGATTTTTGGATATAAGCCTTAACAATAGAAACAATTATTCAATAGGGAATATATATACAGGTATTAATAAGGATAAGCTAAGACCGTTTAAAGTTTTGTCATTGAAAAATATAAGTAATATTGATTGTCTTCAATGTAATGTTGCATCGGGTTGTGGTTATTGTACAGGTTTTAATTATGATTATGCAAATACAATTTTTCAGAGAGCTACTTATGTCTGTAAAATGCATAAAGCTAATGTAAGAGCAAATAAATATTTTTGGGAAAAATTTGCCAAAACTACGGGTTTGGTTTCACCTAGGGAAGAATACTTAAGAAAAAGGAAATCACTCTCAAAGTATTTACTAATAATTACTTCTGACAAAATAACTCCACATTGTTCATATCGCAACTCACGTATAAACAAAACCGATATGAGTCAGGAGATATTATTATCTGGCTTGGATTATGCTAAGAAAAATGATTATATTCCGGTATTTTTGGGATTACCTCTATTATCCAATTTTGAAGCAAATGAACATCTTCTTATAATTGATGAAAAATCTTATAAGGGTCAAAATAATGCAATTATAATATACGATAATAACATCGAACACACTAAAATCCCACCAATTAATTCTATTTTATTAATAACACCAGATAACATTAAAAAAATCAGCAACTATATTATAAAATTAATAAACAATAATACTGAACGGATCAATTTGATCCTTGAAAATGTCGAAAATTGGAAAGATCATGATTTACATCTCTATGAGATCGAATTAAATAAAATTATTAGTTATATTGTAGAACGCTATTCAATTAACAAACATATTAAAATTAACGTACTTACTGATTTATTCGAACTTACAAAAATGAATAACTGTGATGCTGGGATTAGTACTATTTGTTTAGCACCAAACGGCAATTTTTACATTTGTCCAGCTTTTTATTTTAATAATTCCGATAACATTGTTGGCAACCTGAAAATGGGTATTAATAATAATTACTTAAATCATATTGACAAGTGGCCAATATGTTCTGAATGTGATACATATCACTGTAGAAGATGTTTATTTATAAATAAAAAATTAACAAATGAATTTTACATTCTGAATATGCCGGGTCAAACTGAACAGTTTGACCGCTGA
- the istA gene encoding IS21 family transposase: MTSYKEILRLHSLGINNSRIASGCGCSRTTVINVLQRAKDQGLSWQTVAEMSDKELSQRLFSSESAKPAYKMPNYDYIHREMAKSGVTLTLLWLEYCDQCRESGQVPYKSTQFNKYYADYVKSTKATMHIHRKPGEIMEVDSAGQTARIIDTDTGEIIQAYVFVAALPYSGYAYVEAFLSQNQESWITAHINAYRFFGGITRIMVPDNLKTGVEKVTKGEAVINKTYQEMAEHYGTAVIPCRVRAPKDKPTVEGSVGIISTWILAALRNQQFLSLRELNAAIREKLMVFLEKPFQKKNGSRATLFDEEKPFLLPLPLKPFELATWKIATVQYNYHISVETQKYSVPFEYIKQKVDVRITRNVIEVFFQGNRICSHPRLYGRSNQYSTLEAHMPPDHQKYVSWNGDRFKSWAAKIGENTSAVINLFLGSHKVEQQGYKACMALLKLADKYSVERLESACTKALSYTVQPSLKSVQAILKSGQDKLPKETPGHSSSEFGLTRGADYYSRRDGKC; the protein is encoded by the coding sequence ATGACCAGTTACAAAGAGATTCTGCGGCTACATAGCCTCGGAATCAACAACAGCCGCATTGCGTCTGGATGCGGATGCTCTCGAACCACGGTTATTAACGTGCTTCAAAGAGCAAAGGATCAAGGGCTAAGTTGGCAGACAGTGGCCGAAATGTCCGACAAGGAGTTGTCACAGCGCCTTTTTTCTTCGGAGAGCGCTAAGCCCGCGTACAAAATGCCGAATTACGACTACATCCATCGTGAGATGGCGAAAAGCGGTGTGACCTTAACTCTGTTATGGCTTGAATACTGCGACCAGTGTCGCGAATCCGGGCAAGTACCGTACAAGTCGACCCAGTTCAACAAATATTACGCTGACTATGTGAAAAGCACCAAGGCAACCATGCACATTCACCGTAAGCCTGGGGAAATCATGGAGGTAGACTCGGCGGGACAAACCGCCAGGATCATCGACACAGACACGGGAGAGATTATCCAAGCCTATGTGTTTGTGGCTGCCCTGCCATACAGCGGCTATGCCTATGTGGAAGCCTTCCTTTCACAAAATCAGGAGAGCTGGATTACCGCCCATATCAACGCCTATCGCTTCTTCGGTGGAATCACTCGCATTATGGTACCGGACAACTTAAAAACCGGCGTGGAGAAGGTGACGAAAGGCGAAGCAGTTATTAACAAGACCTATCAGGAGATGGCTGAACATTATGGTACAGCGGTTATTCCATGCAGAGTTAGGGCTCCCAAAGATAAACCCACGGTAGAAGGATCGGTCGGCATCATCTCAACATGGATACTCGCTGCTCTGCGTAATCAGCAGTTTTTATCGTTACGAGAGCTGAATGCTGCCATTCGGGAAAAGCTAATGGTTTTTCTAGAGAAACCTTTTCAGAAGAAGAACGGGAGCAGAGCCACCTTGTTCGATGAGGAAAAACCCTTCTTGCTGCCGTTGCCCTTAAAGCCATTTGAATTGGCGACCTGGAAGATTGCCACTGTTCAATACAATTACCATATCAGTGTGGAGACCCAGAAGTATTCGGTGCCGTTTGAATACATCAAGCAGAAAGTTGATGTCAGGATTACCCGCAATGTGATTGAGGTCTTCTTCCAAGGCAATCGCATTTGTTCTCATCCCCGGCTCTATGGTAGGAGCAATCAATACAGCACCCTGGAAGCCCATATGCCACCAGATCATCAAAAATATGTGTCTTGGAACGGCGACCGCTTTAAATCCTGGGCAGCCAAAATCGGTGAGAATACAAGCGCTGTCATTAACCTGTTTTTAGGAAGTCACAAAGTCGAGCAGCAGGGCTACAAGGCTTGTATGGCTCTTTTGAAACTGGCCGACAAATATTCGGTGGAGCGCCTTGAATCGGCCTGCACCAAAGCATTGTCCTACACTGTACAGCCTAGCTTGAAGAGCGTTCAGGCCATCTTAAAATCCGGTCAGGACAAGCTGCCGAAAGAAACCCCGGGCCATTCCTCCTCTGAGTTTGGACTCACACGAGGAGCCGATTACTACAGCAGGAGGGATGGAAAATGCTAA
- the istB gene encoding IS21-like element helper ATPase IstB: MLNDSTVAKLHEMKLSVMAAAFREQLKNANLSDMAFEERFGLLIDAEWAARKNNRLSRLIKNAGFAFNDACIENIEYHDDRKLDKAQIIRLASCNYIQEAHNIIILGATGSGKTYLSNAFGMAASRNFYTVKYVRLPDLLGELAIARGEGTYRKVIKAYKQVKLLILDEWLLFPLKESEARDLLEIVESRYKKASTIFCSQFEIGGWYHKIGEPTLADAISDRIVHDSYTIFIDGKNSMRERKGIANR, from the coding sequence ATGCTAAACGATTCAACCGTAGCCAAGCTTCACGAAATGAAGCTTAGTGTCATGGCTGCAGCATTCCGGGAACAGCTCAAAAACGCAAACTTGTCTGACATGGCTTTTGAAGAACGCTTCGGTCTGCTGATCGATGCCGAATGGGCAGCCCGTAAAAACAATCGGCTGTCGCGCTTGATCAAAAACGCGGGTTTTGCCTTCAATGACGCTTGTATTGAGAACATTGAGTATCATGACGATCGCAAACTCGACAAAGCTCAAATCATCCGCTTGGCTAGCTGTAACTACATCCAAGAAGCCCATAACATCATAATCCTTGGAGCCACGGGTAGCGGAAAAACCTACCTCTCAAATGCTTTTGGCATGGCTGCCAGCCGAAACTTTTACACGGTTAAATATGTACGGCTTCCCGATCTGCTGGGTGAATTGGCCATTGCACGCGGTGAGGGGACATACCGCAAGGTCATCAAAGCTTACAAACAGGTAAAGCTGCTCATTTTGGATGAATGGCTTCTGTTTCCGCTCAAGGAAAGCGAAGCCCGCGATCTGCTTGAGATCGTAGAATCTCGTTACAAAAAAGCTTCTACCATATTCTGTTCCCAGTTTGAGATCGGCGGTTGGTATCATAAAATTGGCGAACCGACACTGGCCGATGCCATTTCAGATCGCATTGTGCATGATTCCTACACCATTTTTATCGACGGTAAAAACTCTATGCGGGAGCGCAAGGGTATTGCCAACAGATAA
- a CDS encoding CXXX repeat peptide modification system protein — protein sequence MNKEKIGILTEEEKNKLEKLHHRKAALSELLMTLSDSNLTNDELDELRKKITIELEIATLDYDEWWKKHSQKYKWKSAINGRWLINDENEVFLTTSI from the coding sequence ATGAATAAAGAAAAAATTGGAATTTTAACTGAAGAAGAGAAAAACAAACTTGAAAAATTGCATCATAGAAAAGCTGCATTGAGTGAGCTATTAATGACACTCAGCGATTCCAATCTTACAAATGATGAACTTGATGAGTTGCGTAAAAAAATAACTATAGAACTTGAAATAGCAACTTTAGATTATGACGAATGGTGGAAAAAACATTCTCAAAAATATAAATGGAAATCAGCCATTAATGGAAGATGGTTAATAAATGATGAGAACGAAGTATTTTTAACAACAAGTATTTAA
- a CDS encoding IS630 family transposase (programmed frameshift), with the protein MRYHVRLSDEERKTLLKIVSRGSASAKTIMHANILLAADENGTGGRKSEFEIAALFHVHPQTVHTIRNQYSEHGLQAALGRKKRETPPVEPKITGEVEAKIIALSCSSPPSGRSRWTLRLLADKAVELQYIDSISYVAVGRLLKKNELKPHLRKCWCIPPEQNAAFVACMEDVLDLYQQQYCRLYPVVCMDEKPYQLLGETRTPIPMKAGRPECQDGEYVRNGTCSIFVFTEPLAGWRHVTVCERRTRVDWVNQFRELLDVHYPKAKKIRLVMDNLNTHTTASLYEAFTPDVARSLAKRLEIHYTPKHGSWLNIAEIELSVMSKQCLERRISSIDSLRLELLEWETARNRSQKGVDWQFTTTDATTKLKRLYPQFKS; encoded by the exons ATAAGATACCATGTACGTCTTTCTGATGAGGAGCGGAAGACCCTGCTCAAGATCGTTTCCAGAGGTTCCGCCTCGGCAAAAACCATCATGCATGCCAATATTCTGTTGGCAGCTGATGAGAACGGCACGGGCGGGCGAAAGAGCGAATTTGAAATAGCAGCGTTGTTTCATGTTCACCCGCAAACCGTTCATACCATTCGAAATCAGTACTCGGAACATGGGCTGCAGGCTGCGCTCGGCAGAAAGAAACGCGAGACGCCGCCCGTTGAACCGAAGATTACCGGTGAAGTGGAAGCAAAGATCATCGCATTGAGCTGCAGTTCACCCCCGTCGGGACGATCCAGATGGACGCTAAGGCTGCTGGCGGATAAAGCGGTTGAATTACAGTACATTGACAGCATCTCTTATGTGGCCGTTGGACGGCTTTTAAA AAAAAACGAACTGAAACCACATCTCCGTAAATGTTGGTGTATTCCGCCTGAACAGAACGCCGCCTTCGTCGCCTGCATGGAAGATGTTTTGGATCTGTACCAGCAGCAATATTGCAGACTATATCCGGTCGTCTGCATGGACGAAAAGCCGTACCAACTCCTTGGTGAGACCAGAACCCCGATCCCGATGAAGGCCGGAAGGCCTGAGTGTCAGGACGGTGAATATGTCCGCAACGGAACCTGCAGCATCTTTGTCTTCACAGAACCATTGGCAGGCTGGAGACATGTAACAGTCTGTGAAAGAAGAACTCGGGTTGACTGGGTAAACCAGTTCCGGGAACTGCTTGATGTTCATTATCCAAAAGCAAAAAAGATCCGGTTAGTGATGGATAATCTGAACACTCATACCACAGCATCGCTTTATGAAGCATTTACACCGGATGTAGCCAGAAGCCTCGCTAAACGCCTTGAGATCCATTACACGCCAAAGCATGGTAGCTGGCTTAACATAGCCGAAATCGAACTGAGCGTAATGTCCAAACAGTGTCTGGAGCGCCGAATTTCTTCAATTGATTCCCTTCGCCTTGAACTGTTGGAATGGGAAACTGCAAGAAACAGGAGTCAAAAGGGTGTTGACTGGCAATTTACGACCACTGATGCAACAACCAAATTAAAGCGGCTTTATCCACAGTTTAAGAGTTAA